Proteins from one Deinococcus actinosclerus genomic window:
- a CDS encoding undecaprenyl-diphosphate phosphatase: MDWFYAIVYGIVEGITEFLPISSTGHLILTGNLMGVPWSKEVKDTFEVVIQGGAILAVLAYYWKDFLQIRHIGRDKTQQNLWLGVVVACIPAVILGVLFGDTIKAYLFRPSVVAWALIVGGILMWLIESRRVTPNVDAIEKIGVRRSLMIGTLQCLALLWPGFSRSASSILGGMILGLDRPTATKFSFYLGVPTLGGAALLDFIKSRDILAEIGVLNVLLGAAVSFVVAYLSIGWLLRFVSTNNFKPFAIYRVVVGVLILVLIAAGVLNNGNLA, encoded by the coding sequence ATGGACTGGTTCTACGCCATCGTTTACGGGATCGTCGAGGGGATCACCGAGTTCCTGCCGATCAGCTCCACCGGGCACCTGATCCTCACCGGCAACCTGATGGGCGTGCCGTGGTCGAAGGAAGTCAAGGACACCTTCGAGGTCGTCATCCAGGGCGGCGCGATCCTGGCCGTGCTCGCCTACTACTGGAAGGACTTCCTGCAGATCCGCCACATCGGCCGCGATAAGACCCAGCAGAACCTGTGGCTGGGCGTGGTCGTGGCCTGCATTCCCGCCGTGATCCTGGGGGTGCTGTTCGGCGACACCATCAAGGCGTACCTGTTCCGTCCCAGCGTGGTCGCCTGGGCGCTGATCGTGGGCGGCATCCTGATGTGGCTGATCGAATCGCGCCGCGTCACGCCCAACGTGGACGCCATCGAGAAGATCGGCGTGCGCCGCTCGCTGATGATCGGCACGCTGCAGTGCCTCGCGCTGCTGTGGCCCGGGTTCTCCCGCTCCGCGAGTTCCATCCTGGGCGGCATGATCCTGGGTCTGGACCGGCCCACCGCCACGAAGTTCAGCTTCTACCTGGGCGTGCCCACCCTGGGCGGCGCGGCGCTGCTGGACTTCATCAAGAGCCGCGACATCCTCGCCGAGATCGGCGTGCTGAACGTGCTGCTGGGCGCCGCCGTGAGCTTCGTGGTGGCGTACCTGTCCATCGGGTGGCTCCTGCGCTTCGTGTCCACCAACAACTTCAAACCCTTCGCGATCTACCGCGTCGTGGTCGGCGTACTGATCCTCGTGCTGATCGCGGCGGGCGTGCTGAACAACGGCAACCTCGCCTGA
- a CDS encoding aminoglycoside phosphotransferase family protein, whose protein sequence is MSLEADLIRWGLTPDGAAIRTPGSDLMPVCWQGRAAMMKVARSAEEVRGHDLMVWLDGQGAARVFKHGGEALLLERLETTPSLAGWALTGRDDVATRVLCGAAAGVHAARVTPWPDLPGLPRWFGSLEAAQGRGEGFARAWATARRLLADQRDVRPLHGDLHHGNVLRSPERGWLVIDPKGLIGERTFDFANMLCNPNLNHALRPERLARQAALIAREAGLDHARLLGWVGAYAGLSAAWHLEDGQEEQARQSLAISALAHSLL, encoded by the coding sequence ATGAGTCTGGAGGCTGACCTGATCCGCTGGGGGCTGACGCCGGACGGCGCGGCGATCCGCACGCCGGGCAGCGATCTGATGCCCGTGTGCTGGCAGGGCCGGGCGGCGATGATGAAGGTGGCCCGCAGCGCGGAGGAGGTGCGGGGCCACGACCTGATGGTGTGGCTGGACGGGCAGGGCGCGGCCCGTGTGTTCAAACATGGGGGGGAGGCGCTGCTGCTGGAACGCCTGGAGACGACCCCATCGCTGGCGGGCTGGGCGCTGACTGGCCGGGATGACGTGGCGACGCGGGTGCTGTGCGGCGCGGCGGCGGGTGTGCATGCGGCGCGTGTGACTCCCTGGCCGGACCTGCCGGGTCTCCCCCGCTGGTTCGGGTCGCTGGAGGCTGCACAGGGCCGGGGCGAGGGATTTGCGCGGGCCTGGGCCACCGCGCGGCGCCTGCTGGCTGACCAGCGGGACGTGCGTCCGCTGCACGGTGATCTGCATCACGGGAACGTCCTGCGCAGCCCGGAGCGGGGCTGGCTGGTCATCGATCCGAAGGGACTGATCGGGGAGCGGACCTTCGATTTCGCGAACATGCTGTGCAACCCGAATCTGAATCACGCGCTGAGGCCGGAGCGGCTGGCGCGGCAGGCGGCTCTGATCGCCCGGGAGGCCGGGCTGGACCACGCGCGGCTGCTGGGGTGGGTGGGGGCATATGCGGGTCTCTCGGCGGCGTGGCATCTGGAGGACGGTCAGGAGGAGCAGGCGCGGCAGTCGCTGGCGATCTCGGCGCTGGCCCACAGCCTCCTCTGA
- the rpsB gene encoding 30S ribosomal protein S2, with amino-acid sequence MSYISMKQLLEAGVHFGHETKRWNPRFKRFIFAERNGIFIIDLQKTLKQVDRSFDFIKELSERGGVILFVGTKKQAQEIVELEARRTGMPFVTSRWLGGMLTNFKTMRTRIDRLNELDDLFESERVNDRTKAERIKLAAERERLQRFVGGIRKMTRLPDAIFVVDPTKEVIAVQEANKLGIPVIALADTDSDPDVIDYIVPGNDDAIRSIQLITHRIGDLLVEARGGGEDVGAAEAEQTEATEAAEA; translated from the coding sequence ATGTCGTACATCAGCATGAAACAGCTGCTGGAAGCCGGAGTTCACTTCGGTCACGAAACCAAGCGCTGGAACCCCCGCTTCAAGCGCTTCATCTTCGCCGAGCGCAACGGCATCTTCATCATCGACCTGCAGAAGACCCTCAAGCAGGTCGACCGCAGCTTCGACTTCATCAAGGAACTCTCCGAGCGCGGCGGCGTCATCCTGTTCGTCGGCACGAAGAAGCAGGCGCAGGAGATCGTGGAGCTCGAGGCGCGCCGCACCGGCATGCCCTTCGTCACCAGCCGCTGGCTGGGCGGCATGCTCACGAACTTCAAGACCATGCGCACCCGCATTGACCGCCTGAACGAACTCGACGACCTGTTCGAGTCCGAGCGCGTCAACGACCGCACCAAGGCCGAGCGCATCAAGCTGGCCGCCGAGCGCGAGCGCCTCCAGCGCTTCGTGGGCGGCATCCGCAAGATGACCCGCCTGCCCGACGCGATCTTCGTGGTGGACCCCACCAAGGAAGTCATCGCCGTGCAGGAAGCGAACAAGCTCGGGATTCCCGTGATCGCCCTGGCCGACACCGACAGTGACCCCGATGTCATCGACTACATCGTGCCCGGCAACGACGACGCGATCCGCAGCATCCAGCTGATCACCCACCGCATCGGTGACCTGCTGGTCGAGGCGCGCGGCGGCGGCGAGGACGTCGGCGCGGCCGAAGCCGAGCAGACCGAGGCCACCGAAGCAGCCGAAGCCTAA
- the tsf gene encoding translation elongation factor Ts, producing the protein MLESIKKLRELTGAGMMDVKKALADADNNEEKAIALLRERGIAKAVKKGDREAKEGIVRFAVDGNRAAIVEVNSETDFVARNSDFQAVVEKLAQAALAAKTSDLDTFKAYTVDGETVADLVAATAGKIGENIVLNKVAYLEGSTVAGYVHSNGKIGVLVDVEGGSEAQAKDVALHVAAERPQFLTRDEVDSSDIEKEREILTNKALNEGKPQQIVEKIVEGQIGKFYSEKVLPEQAFVKDNSLTVAKYLGGATVKRFVRFEIGA; encoded by the coding sequence ATGCTGGAATCGATCAAGAAACTCCGCGAACTGACCGGCGCGGGCATGATGGACGTCAAGAAGGCCCTCGCCGACGCCGACAACAACGAAGAGAAGGCCATCGCCCTGCTGCGCGAGCGCGGCATCGCCAAGGCCGTCAAGAAGGGCGACCGCGAAGCCAAGGAAGGCATCGTGCGCTTCGCCGTGGACGGCAACCGCGCCGCCATCGTCGAAGTGAACAGCGAGACCGACTTCGTGGCCCGCAACAGCGACTTCCAAGCTGTCGTCGAGAAGCTCGCGCAGGCCGCGCTGGCCGCCAAGACCAGCGACCTCGACACCTTCAAGGCGTACACCGTGGACGGCGAGACCGTCGCCGACCTGGTCGCCGCGACCGCCGGCAAGATCGGTGAGAACATCGTCCTGAACAAGGTCGCGTACCTCGAGGGCAGCACCGTCGCCGGCTACGTGCACAGCAACGGCAAGATCGGCGTGCTCGTGGACGTCGAGGGCGGCAGCGAGGCCCAGGCCAAGGACGTCGCCCTGCACGTCGCCGCCGAGCGCCCCCAGTTCCTCACCCGTGACGAAGTGGACTCCAGCGACATCGAAAAAGAGCGCGAGATCCTCACGAACAAGGCGCTGAACGAAGGCAAGCCCCAGCAGATCGTCGAGAAGATCGTCGAGGGCCAGATCGGCAAGTTCTACTCCGAGAAGGTGCTGCCCGAGCAGGCCTTCGTGAAGGACAACAGCCTGACCGTCGCCAAGTACCTGGGCGGCGCGACCGTGAAGCGCTTCGTCCGCTTCGAGATCGGCGCTTAA
- the pyrH gene encoding UMP kinase — MFKRVLLKLSGEFLAGESGFGISPETTAALARRITDALDGTDIELSIVIGGGNLWRGARNGQGMDPATADYIGMLGTVMNAMALQDAMESAGRPTRVMSAIQMAAVAEPYIRRRAIRHLEKGRVVIFGGGNGAPFFTTDTTSTLRALEVGADVVLMAKNKVDGVYDSDPRKNPDAKFIEQATHLQVVEQRLEVMDATALTLCMDKGLPIVVFDLFQEGNLPRLFRGERVGTLIQS, encoded by the coding sequence ATGTTCAAGCGTGTCCTGTTGAAATTATCTGGTGAGTTCCTGGCTGGCGAGTCGGGCTTCGGGATCAGCCCCGAGACGACGGCCGCGCTGGCCCGGCGCATCACGGACGCGCTGGACGGCACCGACATCGAACTGTCGATCGTGATCGGCGGCGGGAACCTGTGGCGCGGGGCGCGCAACGGGCAGGGCATGGACCCCGCCACCGCCGACTACATCGGCATGCTGGGCACCGTGATGAACGCCATGGCCCTCCAGGACGCCATGGAGAGCGCCGGGCGGCCCACCCGCGTCATGAGCGCCATCCAGATGGCGGCCGTGGCCGAGCCGTACATCCGCCGCCGCGCGATCCGTCACCTGGAAAAGGGCCGCGTCGTGATCTTCGGCGGGGGGAACGGCGCGCCGTTCTTCACGACCGACACGACAAGCACCCTGCGCGCCCTGGAAGTCGGCGCGGACGTCGTGCTGATGGCGAAGAACAAGGTGGACGGCGTGTACGACAGCGACCCCCGCAAGAACCCGGACGCCAAGTTCATCGAGCAGGCCACGCACCTCCAGGTCGTCGAGCAGCGCCTGGAGGTCATGGACGCCACCGCCCTGACGCTGTGCATGGACAAGGGCCTGCCCATCGTGGTGTTCGACCTGTTCCAGGAGGGCAACCTGCCGCGCCTGTTCCGGGGCGAGCGGGTGGGCACACTCATCCAGAGCTGA
- the frr gene encoding ribosome recycling factor, whose protein sequence is MADMKTIQADTREKMGKAIESLENNLSVLRTGRANPGILKKIVVDYYGSTMPIDQVASITTPDARTLVITPWDRGALNPIEKAIRDSDLGLNPNNKGDTIFISLPMLTEERRRDLVKNAKSYSEDARIAVRNIRKHALDEVKKVEGIGDDEIKRGEADVQKITDEFIARVDQTFQKKEQEILG, encoded by the coding sequence ATGGCTGACATGAAAACCATCCAGGCCGACACCCGCGAGAAGATGGGCAAGGCCATCGAATCGCTGGAAAATAACCTCTCGGTGCTGCGCACGGGCCGCGCCAACCCCGGCATCCTGAAGAAGATCGTCGTGGACTATTACGGCAGCACCATGCCGATCGATCAGGTGGCGAGCATCACCACGCCCGACGCCCGCACGCTGGTCATCACTCCCTGGGACCGGGGCGCGCTGAACCCGATCGAGAAGGCCATCCGCGACAGCGACCTGGGCCTGAACCCGAACAACAAGGGCGACACGATCTTCATCAGCCTGCCCATGCTGACCGAGGAGCGCCGACGTGACCTCGTGAAGAACGCCAAGAGCTACTCGGAGGACGCCCGCATCGCCGTGCGCAACATCCGCAAGCACGCGCTGGACGAGGTGAAGAAGGTCGAGGGCATCGGCGACGACGAGATCAAGCGCGGCGAGGCCGACGTGCAGAAGATCACCGACGAGTTCATCGCGCGCGTGGATCAGACCTTCCAGAAGAAGGAGCAGGAAATCCTCGGGTGA
- a CDS encoding phosphatidate cytidylyltransferase has translation MESLSSRVLTSVVGFALLSVIVWIGWVALLPALIVVALMCLFEYIRMLDRNDIDVRRVSLGVFTVAIMIASLPLWPHAPWPGGSWREAVLTVALGYMLVVEVIRPGERPLERIVYSMFGLLYIPWLMGYFLMLRYSPDAGDGLLYFALPLLATFAADIGGYFVGHFFGRRKLAPEVSPGKTVEGSVGGLAFSFLVVLALTTFTHVWTPFEALLYSILVASASQLGDLSESLLKRALKTKDSGSSLPGHGGFLDRVDSLLFAVPATYLFLNISVFTR, from the coding sequence GTGGAGTCGCTGAGCAGCCGCGTCCTGACGAGCGTGGTGGGCTTCGCGCTCCTGAGCGTGATCGTGTGGATCGGCTGGGTGGCGCTGCTGCCTGCGCTGATCGTCGTGGCGCTGATGTGCCTGTTTGAGTACATCCGCATGCTCGACCGCAACGACATCGACGTGCGCCGCGTGAGCCTGGGCGTGTTCACTGTGGCGATCATGATCGCCAGCCTGCCGCTGTGGCCGCACGCGCCGTGGCCCGGCGGGTCGTGGCGCGAGGCGGTGCTGACGGTCGCGCTGGGCTACATGCTGGTCGTGGAGGTCATCCGGCCCGGGGAGCGGCCGCTGGAGCGCATCGTGTACTCGATGTTCGGGCTGCTGTACATCCCGTGGCTGATGGGGTACTTCCTGATGCTGCGTTACAGCCCGGACGCCGGGGACGGCCTGCTGTACTTCGCGCTGCCGCTGCTGGCGACCTTCGCGGCGGATATCGGCGGGTACTTCGTGGGGCACTTCTTCGGGCGGCGCAAGCTCGCCCCGGAGGTCAGTCCCGGCAAGACCGTGGAGGGCTCGGTGGGGGGGCTGGCGTTCAGCTTCCTGGTGGTGCTGGCCCTGACGACCTTCACGCACGTGTGGACGCCGTTCGAGGCGCTGCTGTACTCGATCCTGGTCGCCAGCGCCAGTCAGCTGGGCGACCTGTCCGAGAGTCTGCTGAAGCGGGCGCTGAAGACCAAGGACAGTGGCAGCAGCCTGCCCGGGCACGGGGGGTTCCTCGACCGGGTGGACAGCCTGCTGTTCGCGGTGCCCGCCACGTACCTGTTCCTGAACATCAGCGTCTTCACCCGCTGA
- the dxr gene encoding 1-deoxy-D-xylulose-5-phosphate reductoisomerase, producing the protein MSLSEGAGRGIAVLGSTGSIGTQTLDVARERGWRVTALAAGRNVELLAAQVREFRPGLVSVDAGVLAQAREALPGVRVIADPAEVASVPTGVVVNAMSGLIGLSPTRAALEGGQAVALATKEAMVTAAHLMWEAAAVGGGRVVPIDSEHTGVFQCLTGEDMADVAEVILTASGGPFREGPADLSGVTPEQALRHPSWSMGPKVTIDSATLMNKGLEVMECASLYGLPLSQVGVVVHPQSLIHAAVRFRDGSLKAQFGPTDMRLPIAYAVDAAPTGMTRPGDVRGARRGREVGTHLGWPMRGTWEFREPDLDRFPCLGLAYRAGEAGGLLPVALNAADEVAVDAFLAGQIGFTDIPRLLERVLDDTPAGTLTWDTLAETDAWARTRAQELAGSGVRA; encoded by the coding sequence ATGAGTCTTTCCGAGGGTGCAGGGCGCGGGATCGCGGTGCTGGGCAGTACGGGCAGCATCGGCACGCAGACGCTGGACGTGGCGCGGGAGCGCGGCTGGCGGGTGACGGCGCTGGCGGCCGGGCGCAACGTGGAGTTGCTGGCCGCGCAGGTGCGGGAGTTCCGGCCCGGACTGGTCAGCGTGGACGCGGGTGTGCTGGCGCAGGCACGGGAGGCGCTGCCGGGCGTGCGCGTGATCGCCGACCCGGCCGAGGTGGCGAGTGTGCCGACCGGGGTGGTCGTGAACGCCATGAGCGGCCTGATCGGCCTGTCGCCCACCCGCGCGGCGCTGGAGGGGGGGCAGGCCGTGGCGCTGGCGACGAAGGAGGCGATGGTGACGGCCGCGCACCTGATGTGGGAGGCCGCAGCCGTGGGCGGCGGGCGCGTGGTGCCCATCGATTCCGAGCACACCGGGGTGTTCCAGTGCCTGACGGGTGAGGACATGGCGGACGTGGCCGAGGTGATCCTCACGGCGTCCGGCGGGCCGTTCCGCGAGGGCCCCGCCGACCTGAGCGGCGTGACACCCGAGCAGGCCCTGCGGCACCCGTCGTGGAGCATGGGCCCGAAGGTCACGATCGACAGCGCTACTCTGATGAACAAGGGGCTGGAGGTCATGGAGTGCGCCAGCCTGTACGGCCTGCCGCTGTCGCAGGTGGGCGTGGTGGTGCACCCGCAGAGCCTGATCCACGCGGCGGTGCGCTTCCGCGACGGCAGCCTGAAAGCGCAGTTCGGCCCGACCGACATGCGCCTGCCCATCGCGTACGCCGTGGACGCCGCGCCGACCGGCATGACGCGCCCCGGGGACGTGCGCGGCGCGCGGCGCGGACGCGAGGTGGGCACGCACCTGGGCTGGCCGATGCGCGGCACCTGGGAGTTCCGCGAACCGGACCTGGACCGCTTCCCGTGCCTGGGCCTCGCGTACCGCGCCGGGGAAGCCGGGGGGCTGCTGCCGGTCGCGCTGAACGCCGCCGACGAGGTGGCGGTGGACGCCTTCCTGGCCGGGCAGATCGGCTTCACGGATATCCCCAGGCTGCTGGAACGGGTGCTGGACGACACGCCTGCCGGGACCCTGACCTGGGACACGCTGGCCGAGACGGACGCGTGGGCCCGCACCCGCGCGCAGGAACTCGCCGGCAGCGGGGTACGCGCGTGA
- a CDS encoding M50 family metallopeptidase, whose protein sequence is MNVVQGIAAALTPLGLLWTVLIIGVATFLHELAHYALARRQGVAVHSFSVGMGPVLLRRQWRGTEWRLSLLPIGGYVEIDGMAPEEDGQGGYRQPTRGFAALPVWGKVAILLAGPLTNLLLAIGLMTVSFSSQGVAVPDRARIEEVVAGSRAQTLGFRVGDVITAIDGQDIPETAQVGGQTVAGWEGVRDVLTKAGPHTFTVVRDGQPRDVRFDWTPTVGGQKQLLGIRYAPDVQPVSVGAAFVRAWQVTGEAVPQVIKSFAGLFQRFFTLNFTRDENVSGPIGTAEIVSRAAAVSPWALVQVAILLNLSLAFFNLIPIPGLDGGRIVLALVGALRGRPLTFQQEQAINFAGFAFVMLLMAFVVVRDVSRFF, encoded by the coding sequence GTGAATGTCGTGCAGGGCATCGCGGCGGCCCTGACGCCGCTGGGGCTGCTGTGGACGGTGCTGATCATCGGCGTGGCGACGTTCCTGCACGAACTGGCGCACTACGCGCTGGCGCGGCGGCAGGGCGTGGCCGTGCACTCGTTCAGTGTCGGCATGGGCCCGGTGCTGCTGCGGCGGCAGTGGCGCGGCACCGAGTGGCGCCTGAGCCTGCTGCCCATCGGCGGGTACGTGGAGATCGACGGCATGGCCCCCGAGGAGGACGGGCAGGGCGGCTACCGGCAGCCCACGCGCGGCTTCGCGGCGCTGCCGGTGTGGGGCAAGGTGGCGATCCTGCTGGCCGGGCCGCTGACGAACCTGCTGCTGGCGATCGGCCTGATGACCGTGTCGTTCAGTTCGCAGGGCGTGGCTGTGCCCGACCGCGCCCGCATCGAGGAGGTCGTGGCCGGCAGCCGCGCGCAGACGCTGGGCTTCCGCGTCGGGGACGTCATCACCGCCATCGACGGGCAGGACATCCCGGAGACCGCGCAGGTCGGCGGGCAGACGGTGGCCGGGTGGGAGGGCGTGCGGGACGTGCTCACGAAAGCCGGGCCGCATACCTTCACGGTGGTGCGCGACGGGCAGCCCCGCGACGTGCGCTTCGACTGGACCCCCACCGTCGGCGGCCAGAAACAGCTGCTGGGCATCCGCTACGCACCGGACGTACAGCCCGTCAGTGTCGGCGCGGCGTTCGTGCGCGCGTGGCAGGTGACCGGTGAGGCCGTCCCGCAGGTCATCAAATCCTTCGCCGGGCTGTTCCAGCGCTTCTTCACCCTGAACTTCACGCGGGACGAGAACGTCAGTGGGCCCATCGGCACCGCCGAGATCGTCTCCCGCGCCGCCGCCGTCAGTCCCTGGGCGCTCGTGCAGGTCGCCATCCTGCTGAACCTGTCCCTGGCGTTCTTCAACCTGATCCCCATTCCCGGCCTGGACGGGGGGCGTATCGTGCTGGCGCTGGTGGGGGCGCTGCGGGGCCGCCCGCTGACCTTCCAGCAGGAGCAGGCGATCAACTTCGCGGGCTTCGCGTTCGTGATGCTCCTCATGGCCTTCGTGGTCGTCCGGGACGTCAGCCGCTTCTTCTGA
- the alr gene encoding alanine racemase translates to MTLAARAHAHLSEAALHGNLTHLSRRAGVPLLLPVKANAYGHGLREVVTLAARHPDVWGLAVATPREAAQVATLNTGRPVLLLTPPAPAEVPVLADLGVRLPVASLAEADALPAHARAHLKVDTGMNRLGARPEEAIRVGTRLAERGLLEGAYTHFATADEPDLSFAHEQLRRFQTVLDALPATPEPLLAHASNGGGILSFGALPGMRLARPGLASYGFAPTHLRDVLPLRPVMTLTAQVTHLHTAHTGETVSYNGLWRAQRDTQVATVGIGYADGYPRNATGRAQVLVAGQRRPVLGRICMDQLMVDVTGLTVQVGDPVTLWQQQGLTVTDVAAWGDTIEYEVLTGLGDRIERRVAP, encoded by the coding sequence ATGACCCTCGCCGCCCGCGCCCACGCCCACCTCTCCGAAGCTGCCCTGCACGGCAACCTCACCCACCTGTCCCGCCGCGCCGGGGTGCCGCTGCTGCTGCCCGTCAAGGCCAACGCCTACGGGCACGGGCTGCGCGAGGTGGTCACCCTGGCCGCCCGCCACCCGGACGTGTGGGGCCTCGCGGTCGCCACGCCCCGCGAGGCCGCGCAGGTCGCCACGCTGAACACCGGGCGGCCCGTGCTGCTCCTCACACCCCCTGCCCCCGCCGAGGTGCCCGTCCTGGCCGACCTGGGCGTCCGGCTGCCCGTCGCCTCGCTGGCCGAGGCCGACGCCCTGCCCGCCCACGCCCGCGCGCACCTGAAGGTGGACACCGGCATGAACCGCCTGGGCGCCCGCCCCGAGGAGGCCATCCGGGTCGGCACCCGCCTCGCGGAACGTGGCCTGCTGGAAGGCGCGTACACCCACTTCGCCACCGCCGACGAACCCGACCTGAGCTTTGCGCACGAACAGCTGCGCCGCTTCCAGACCGTGCTGGACGCCCTGCCCGCCACGCCCGAGCCCCTGCTGGCCCACGCTTCCAACGGCGGCGGCATCCTGTCCTTCGGGGCGCTGCCCGGCATGCGCCTCGCCCGGCCCGGCCTCGCCTCCTACGGCTTCGCCCCCACACACCTGCGCGACGTGCTCCCCCTGCGCCCGGTCATGACCCTCACCGCGCAGGTCACGCACCTCCACACCGCCCACACCGGCGAGACCGTCAGCTATAACGGCCTGTGGCGCGCCCAGCGGGACACGCAGGTCGCCACGGTCGGCATCGGTTACGCCGACGGGTACCCCCGCAACGCCACTGGCCGCGCCCAGGTCCTCGTCGCGGGCCAGCGCCGCCCCGTCCTGGGCCGCATCTGCATGGATCAGCTCATGGTGGACGTCACCGGCCTGACCGTGCAGGTGGGCGATCCCGTCACCCTCTGGCAGCAGCAGGGGCTGACCGTCACCGACGTCGCCGCCTGGGGGGACACCATCGAATACGAGGTCCTGACCGGGCTGGGCGACCGCATTGAGCGGCGCGTCGCCCCCTGA